The Cellvibrio polysaccharolyticus genomic interval CGTGACCGGATAGTCGCCGTCACGAATTCCTTCACCCTTGCGCTCAATACGATACAGGGAAAAATACGTATTCAATTTTCCGTCAGCGAAAGCGCCCTTCACGCCTGCTTCATAATTACGGCCGGTGACAGGATCCAACGCGCTGCCCGGTAAAGGCCCGGCCAGACGGCTGGCTTGAGACTCCCAGGTTTCGCCAACACTGACGTACAAACTCCAATGATTGTTCAAGGTATAAACCAAACCGCCATAAGGCGTAAGAATATTCTTGTCCTCGTGGTAATTATTGGTTGTGCTTCTTACCGATCCGTCCAGATTCAGCGGTTGATAATAATAGTGGTACTCATAGTTGCTATAACGTGCGCCCAGAATAAACTTCAACGCATCCGTTAAAGAAAACCGGCCCGCCGCATAAAATCCATTCTGCTCAGTGCCGTATTTCGGTTGCTGAAAAAAGGGTAAAAATGCATCGTCCGTCGGTTTAGCGAAATCGTAAGGTGTAAACGTGTAAATGTTATTAATGGAATAACGCTCAAGTGTTTGTTCACCAAGCGCGGTGCTTCTTACATCCAGCCAACTGCTACCCAGCAACAATTCGTGCTGTTTTCCCCACCATTCCACATTGCCTTTCACGGTAATATCGGCGGCTGTTTGATCACTGGAATAATGATAGCGGGTTGCTGTAGACGCACCTCCAGCCAAGGTAATCGGATCAACCGCCGACGAAAAATTCAAACCCATACGGTAATTTTTTTGACGCGTGTCCAGCACGTCCAGAGTGACTTCCCAATCCGCATTAAGTTTCTGCTTCAACTGTAAAAACAGGGTATCAATGCGGGTATCGTAAGCTGCCCATGACGGGGCAATATAAGTGCTGCGTGGCAGTTTCAAATCGCGGCCATCACTGAAACGCGGCAAACCGAACGCGGTGTAGGGCTGACTGCGATCATCGTAAGTGCCGCCCAGCGTCAATAGTGTGGATTCAGACAAATCGAATTCGACGATGCCATAAAACATAGTTTTTTCGTTATGCGCTACCTTTTCAAAGGTATCGCCATCCTCATAGGACAAAACCGCGCGGCCTCGCACAGCGCCGTCCGCCAGCACGCCACCCGAAACATCCAGTTCGGTACGATAACGATCCCATTCTGCGGCTGAGAACAACACATTGCTTTGAAACTCACGAGTGGGACGTTTGCGCACCAGATTCAAGCTCCCGCCGGGCTGGCCGGTACCTGCAAATAAACCGTCTGCACCTCGTAGCACTTCTACCTGCTCAAATTGCGCCATGTCAGGCAAGATCGCCATGCCGTAACCGCGATACAAGGAAGCACCACCTTCCATCTGGATATTGGTAATTTCATAACCGCGCGAATAAAAAGCGGTGTGAATAGTGGAATTTTTTTGCAAGGTAATGCCGGTGGTTTGCTCAAGGGCTTGCTCTACCGTAGTGAGATTTTGATCGCGAAGACGCTGGCCGGTAAGCACCGAAATTGACTGCGGCGTTTCACGCAATGTTTGACCTTTTCCCCAACTGACCTGATCGGTTCCCCAGGAAGTACTATCTGCATTCACACCCGCCGCATTCACTTCTACTGCGGGCAAAACACCCGCTGCAGTCGTTTCCAGTGTCCAGGTGTTGTCTGCTTTTTTCACCAGCGTCAGCCCGCTGCCCTGTAATAATTGCGAAAAAGCTTGCTGCGGCGTGTAATTTCCTTTCAACGCCGGGTGCACTTTGCCTTGCGTAAGAGAGGGGTTAAACGAGAGCGCAATACCCGCTTCGCTAGCAATTCGAGTGAGGCTGCTACCGAGTGATTGCGAGGGTAAGTCGTAAGCGATGGTGGCAGTTTGCTGCGCGAAAGCTGTGACTGGCAGCGCGGCAACGAGGGGAACCAGTGAGCTCATCAAACCGATGCTGATAACACGGCTGAGCAGTTTTTGACGCATGGAAGGAGCGTGGCGCATGAGGAAATCCTGTGACTGAATAAGTTTTCACTCCCTTGCCAGTCGAGATTTGAAAAGGTGTCATTGGGGGGGTTAAAAAATTTAAGCAGGCTAATTCAGACACGCCGTAAACCCGGCCTTTACGCGCTCCCGGCGCTTCAAGGCACTTCCCACATCCCTGTGGGGCGTCCATGGGGGCTCGACTGCCGCATCCATGCGGCAGACGGTCTGTATTAGCCAGCTCAAATTTTTCCTGAAGTTGGGTGCCTGTCAAAAAGCTTCCTTTCGAGTCACAAGATGTTCAGCCAGATCATCCGGAATAACTATTCACTGCTCGTTAGTGAATCTATAAAAATTGGTTTAAATCCATATTGATAAATACAGTACAAAAAAAATATATCGAAACAATCCGAAGTATCGGAGATGTCTTGCTATACCGATAAGAACCGTCTGCCGCATGGATGCGGCAGTCGAGCCCCCAGGGAGGGGTTCACGGCGTGTTCTTATTGGTATAGCAAGACATCACACTCCCACAATCTAAACATCAGCAGCAATCATCACCCGATATCCCAGCCAATGCTCACTAATACGCAACTGATAAGTATCCGCCAACATCTGGAACGTTTTATTCAAATCATCCAGTGGAAACGAACCGGAAATCAGTAAATCTGCCAGCTCCGGCTGCACATCGATACGCCCGCGTCGATAGCCCTGCAAACCAGCCACCACATCAGCAAGGCGCATGCTATCTGCCACCAACATGCCAAAGCGCCAGGAGGAATGTGCCGGATTAACCGGAGATTGTTCGAGAATATCCGTCGCAGAAAAACGCAGCGATTGCCCACTCTGTAAATCTACAGGCGTGGCGCGCGCGGCCAGTTGAACATATGCCTGCCCTTCCAGCACATCAACACAAGTCACCTTATTGGCCAAACGAATGGCAATCAGCGCGTTTTCATATACCTTGCAAAAACCTTCGGCGGTGGACAACAGCAACGGTTGCGAGGCGCGCATTACCTGAACCGTAAGCTCGCCTTCCAGCAAATGTACTGCGCGGGTAGTGTCTGAAATATTGAGCGTGGCAGCGCTGGATGCATTCAACCAAAGGGTACTGCCGTCTGCCAATTGCTGCGTTTTCCGCTCACCTTTGCCGGTGTAGAGATCACTGCGCAAAAAATTCTGCTCTGACAATTGCCACACAACCGCGCCACTTACCGGCACTGCCAAAACCAGTATTGCCATCCGGGTAAGTAGGGCCCGGCGCTCTTCATCAACCGGTCTATCCAGTGCTGGCATTGCCAGGCCGGCGGGCACACTGTCCAGCCTGGCGAGTAAATTTTCTACCCGCTGCCAGGCTGCTCTGTGCGCCGGGCTGCGCGCCTGCCAATGATGAAAGGCCTGCTGCTCGCGGGCACTTAACGGGCGCTCCTGAACGCGCACAAACCATTCAGCGGTTTCTTCCAGCAGCTGTTGTTGGGACGTGGCAGCCATGTTCATACCGGCAAATCACCCATGGCAGAAAGGCACAATATCATCGCCTGTTTCATGTCCCGTTTAACGGTTGCCAAAGACACCTGCATGCGCTCGGCAATAACCGGATAGGTTAAACCTTCAATTTGCGAGAGCAAAAAAACGCGCCTTACCCGTTCGGGCAAAGCGTCCAGCAAGGCGTCGATTTCCTGCAGCGTTTCCAGCAAAACATGGGATTCTTCCGGCGAAGGCACCACTTCGGCAGGAAGGCTGGCAAGGGTTTCCAGCCAGGCTTTTTCCAGCGCCTGGCGTTGATACCAGTTCACCAGAATGCCGCGGGCGACGGTGGTAAGCCAGGCGCGGGGTTCCCGTAACTGCGAAAGATCGCGCGTCAGAGCGCGCATAAAGGTGTCTTGCGCAAGGTCTGCTGCCTGAGCTGCACATCCGAGTTTTTTGCGCAAAAAATGCAATAACCAGCCATGGTGTTCAGTATAAAGTGCCGCAACCTGATTGCGGTTCAGCGGATTAAGCTCCGCCATATCTGACTCCAACCGGTACAAGCCGGAACTCACGAATAAGAATAGTTATCAATTCTATCGCGTCCACTCACCCCCGGCAATACGTGCACAACCAGCGACCTGAAAAATATCCGCCGCCGGATTACAGGCAAAAAAAAGCCGGAGGGGTTTCCCCTTCCGGCTGCTGGCTGACCGAATAACCGTAATATTTTGTTTTGGATTGTTGTTTTATGGAACCGGTAAAGCGTTCCTTATTTTTTGGAAACTGTTGCCTTCACGACATTGGATGCTGGCGACTCGCCGCTTTCGTTGCGAGCAAACACCCGATAGAAATAGGCTTTTCCGGCTTTCAGCTTGTCGTCATCTTTAAATAACGGCTGCTGCGCCGGATCGAACTCCAGCTTACCATCAGAAACCTTGTCTGCAATAGTTTTCCACGGGCCTTTTTCAGATTCAGCACGCTCAATGCGATAGGTACGTGCCAACGGTGCGCCCATCCAGTTAATCGCAACCGTCGGGTTGGCGATATCCCGCAGTTTCGGCGCTTCCGGCGTCGGCAACGGCGGGGCTTCTTTCAAACCGGCCATTTGCGCCTGCGCCTTGCGAACCAGATCAACCACCGCCTGCTCTTCGTTAGCCTCAGCTTCCGGGAAACCGGGCAAACGATAACTGTAGTGGCCGGTGTATTCCTTGTGCCAGTAGAAACCGCCATCGTGACGGTGACCACGCCAGCCCCAGATAAATGCACCGGCGGCACGCGCACCTTTGTGCTCGGCGTTTACGGCGGCTTGCATAATATCATTCAGGCCTTTGGCATCTTTCAAACCGAACTCGCCAATGAAATACACTTTTTTGGCATCAATCGCACGCAAGTCTTTATGAACCTGTTCAGGATCGTTGTTGTTATTGGTGGTGTAAAAGTGGTTGGAAATAATATCCACGTTGGGGTCATCCAGTGATGACTCAACGATTTTCAAATAAGTACCATCCACAAATAAATGGTTCTTATCCAGCGACTTCACAAAGGCTGCGGTTTTTTGCACAAATTCGTCGGTGCTGTCTTTCAGCTCGTTACCACTCTCCCACGCCATAATGGCTTTTTCATCGCGGTATTCGCGACCGGTGATGGTATTTTTACGGGTAATGACCTGCTCGATAATATGCAAATAGGCCGCGTAGGTTTTGCTGTTCAAATCATGCAAGGCGGTTTCCGGCTCATCGTAAAAGGCTGCCAGCTGCTCACGACCGCCCCACCATTTCCAATGGTCAATAAACGGCAGAATCAAACGCAAACCGTGCTCGTCGGCCAGCGCGATCATACGGTCATAATGCACCATTGCAGCTTCGTTCAAACGTGGCATACCGCCAGCGGTTTCCGGCTTGAGAACATGGGTTTCGCGCTCGCAGGCAGCGTCCCACGGGGTTTCAATAGAGAGCACGTACACGCGCATGGCCTTGTGGCCGCTGTATACCAGAGACTTGATCCAGTTTTCCTGCTCGTCGGCGGTGGGCCATTTGAAGTACTGCCCCCAACCGCGCGGATCAGCTTCACACACGCCACGGGAGTCATCTTCAATACGATGCAGTTCCGGCGCATGGATACCGGCAAACCGGAACTCCTGATCGCCATCCATCAGGCGATGGCCATCGCGGGTAATAAAGTTATCAAACGCCAGCGCAGGCAAGGCCGAAAGCGCGCCAAACGTCAGCGCAGCAGCCAGACAAAGTCTCTTCATAGGGCTTCTCTTATTGGTTGTATTCATTCTCAGTACGACATGTAACCGGTTTCAGATGGCAAGATTATCATTCATAACAACCAGATGCCACGCCTGGTTGCCACAAGAAATGTAAACCGATGATCTGCGCAATATAAAGACCATCGCCCAGCACTCAAGCAAAGACCCAAGCGCGCAATAATCATAATGACGTATCAGCCTGAACTTATGCGAATCATTCGCATTTCATGATATGGTGACTTTCCTGACACGGGGTGTTCTGATGAACAGGGCTGAGATGATACCCGTTGAACCTGATTCAGTTCACACTGACGAAGGGATGTCCATGCTGTTGGTTGCGGTGCATCTTTTCGTCCCGATTTTTCTTTGGCGGAACTTATTGCATGAGCACACTCTCCGGAAACTCACTCCCTCTTGATGAACAATTGGTGCTGGTCACCGGCGCTGGCCGTGGGCTGGGTGCACACATTGCGCGCGCATTTCTTGGTCATGGTGCCAGCGTAATTGTGAATTATCTGAATAGCGGCACCGCCGCAGAGCAACTTGCCCATGAAGCACCTGGCCGTGCGCTGGCGATTCAGGCAGATGTCAGTGATGCCAGCGCCGTTGCGAAAATGATTGAACAAGCGGAACAGCATTTTAAAAAGCGTGTTACCACGGTGGTCAATAATGCCCTGCCCGCCTTTCAGTTTAATGGCGATGCCCGCCCTCACGCGGATGCATTGAGCTGGGGAGATTTGCATCAGCAATTTGAAGGTGTTGTTCGCGGTGCGCTTAATACGGTGCAAGCGGCCTTGCCCGGTATGCGTGAAAAAGGGTTTGGTCGGGTTATTAACATTGGCACCAACCTGTTTCAAAACCCCGTTGTGCCCTACCACGATTACACCGCGGCCAAAGCTGCCCTGCTATCACTAACTCGCACGCTTTCGCAGGATCTGGGGCCAAGTGGTATTACCGTGAACATGGTGTCCGGCGGATTGTTGCGCACCACCGATGCATCAGCAGCAACACCGGAAGCGGTATTTGATTTTATTGCAGCCAGCACGCCGTTGCGCCGGGTAACCACGCCGGAAGAGTTTGCTGATGCAGTGTTGTTTTTTGCATCGCCCTGGTCGCGTGCGATTACCGGGCAAAATCTGGTGGTTGATGGCGGGCTGGTGAAAAACTGACGGACTTTAAGGTCGTGCTTAAAAGCACGACCATTTCATCTCAAAGGTTTTCTCTGTTTCCGAGTCAATAACAAAGTTCAGTGCAGAATAGAGTTTAAAAGCAGGATTGTTTTTATAAACGCTTAATACGATTGAAACCTTCGATAACCGGGCTTCATTCTGTAATCTCGCAATCAAATCTCGCCCGATGCCGCGCCCCTGATATTCAGGCAGCAGCTGTATCTGGATCAAATCCCAAGGCGCGGAATCTCTCTGTACTTTAAATAGCCCGATATCCTTATTGTCAGCCTGAATGATTTTCGCAGACTCAAAATGAAAGTGAACTCTATCCAGGTGGTTATCTTGCGACACGTCAATGCCTTCTCGCAGGATATGCTCATTCATCGTGGCATTGCGCAAGCGAAGTAAAAATTCTACATCACTCTCCTGTGCATCCCGCAGAGTTACGTCCATGATTTTTGCTGATATTTAACTGATTACAGATAAGCCACATATTATTGTCGATGATAATGAGCATCGACAACAGAAATTTTGTAGTATTTATAGTCATTCAACTGAAGAGTTATGGGGTGGCCGCAAGACATTTTAAAATTGATAGTTTCACCAGAGCGTAACAGCTTGGTAACATATTCGCTGCATTCCTCAATAAACTCACCCGCCTCATTAAAAAGCTCGGCTTTGATGCCAACAGCAGACCAACTGGCATCACCTTTGTTTTCAATCGTACCTAACAAGGTAAACTCCTGCGAATTAATTCTCTCACGGGAAACGGATAACTCTAATAAAGCAGTTTCATCAAACTCCCGAAATCTTGTTTTTCTTTCCGCCTCCCACACGGCATCGCGCGCCTTTGCTTCTTCTTCAAAGTGCTTTTCCATATAGAAGAAAGATCCTGAACTAATTGCTACGAGTGCCAGCATAAAACCGACACCGTATAAAAATCCATTAGCTACTTTGATGCCGGATGCTTTAA includes:
- a CDS encoding TonB-dependent siderophore receptor — translated: MRHAPSMRQKLLSRVISIGLMSSLVPLVAALPVTAFAQQTATIAYDLPSQSLGSSLTRIASEAGIALSFNPSLTQGKVHPALKGNYTPQQAFSQLLQGSGLTLVKKADNTWTLETTAAGVLPAVEVNAAGVNADSTSWGTDQVSWGKGQTLRETPQSISVLTGQRLRDQNLTTVEQALEQTTGITLQKNSTIHTAFYSRGYEITNIQMEGGASLYRGYGMAILPDMAQFEQVEVLRGADGLFAGTGQPGGSLNLVRKRPTREFQSNVLFSAAEWDRYRTELDVSGGVLADGAVRGRAVLSYEDGDTFEKVAHNEKTMFYGIVEFDLSESTLLTLGGTYDDRSQPYTAFGLPRFSDGRDLKLPRSTYIAPSWAAYDTRIDTLFLQLKQKLNADWEVTLDVLDTRQKNYRMGLNFSSAVDPITLAGGASTATRYHYSSDQTAADITVKGNVEWWGKQHELLLGSSWLDVRSTALGEQTLERYSINNIYTFTPYDFAKPTDDAFLPFFQQPKYGTEQNGFYAAGRFSLTDALKFILGARYSNYEYHYYYQPLNLDGSVRSTTNNYHEDKNILTPYGGLVYTLNNHWSLYVSVGETWESQASRLAGPLPGSALDPVTGRNYEAGVKGAFADGKLNTYFSLYRIERKGEGIRDGDYPVTPGDLGSNCCWLDDGEAVSQGVDAEVSGEITSDWWVSVGYTWNDNETRRGGSGRFSKVTPRHLLKIYTSWRLPAALSDWRVGGGVTAQGENYSSGTVRIYDTSGQPATTETPYDFTQSGYAVWNTFIEYRMHPQWTATLNVNNIFDKTYYSRVGNSAYHNFYGDPRNVALTVRGHF
- a CDS encoding DUF4880 domain-containing protein produces the protein MAATSQQQLLEETAEWFVRVQERPLSAREQQAFHHWQARSPAHRAAWQRVENLLARLDSVPAGLAMPALDRPVDEERRALLTRMAILVLAVPVSGAVVWQLSEQNFLRSDLYTGKGERKTQQLADGSTLWLNASSAATLNISDTTRAVHLLEGELTVQVMRASQPLLLSTAEGFCKVYENALIAIRLANKVTCVDVLEGQAYVQLAARATPVDLQSGQSLRFSATDILEQSPVNPAHSSWRFGMLVADSMRLADVVAGLQGYRRGRIDVQPELADLLISGSFPLDDLNKTFQMLADTYQLRISEHWLGYRVMIAADV
- a CDS encoding sigma-70 family RNA polymerase sigma factor; translated protein: MAELNPLNRNQVAALYTEHHGWLLHFLRKKLGCAAQAADLAQDTFMRALTRDLSQLREPRAWLTTVARGILVNWYQRQALEKAWLETLASLPAEVVPSPEESHVLLETLQEIDALLDALPERVRRVFLLSQIEGLTYPVIAERMQVSLATVKRDMKQAMILCLSAMGDLPV
- a CDS encoding cellulase family glycosylhydrolase; translated protein: MKRLCLAAALTFGALSALPALAFDNFITRDGHRLMDGDQEFRFAGIHAPELHRIEDDSRGVCEADPRGWGQYFKWPTADEQENWIKSLVYSGHKAMRVYVLSIETPWDAACERETHVLKPETAGGMPRLNEAAMVHYDRMIALADEHGLRLILPFIDHWKWWGGREQLAAFYDEPETALHDLNSKTYAAYLHIIEQVITRKNTITGREYRDEKAIMAWESGNELKDSTDEFVQKTAAFVKSLDKNHLFVDGTYLKIVESSLDDPNVDIISNHFYTTNNNNDPEQVHKDLRAIDAKKVYFIGEFGLKDAKGLNDIMQAAVNAEHKGARAAGAFIWGWRGHRHDGGFYWHKEYTGHYSYRLPGFPEAEANEEQAVVDLVRKAQAQMAGLKEAPPLPTPEAPKLRDIANPTVAINWMGAPLARTYRIERAESEKGPWKTIADKVSDGKLEFDPAQQPLFKDDDKLKAGKAYFYRVFARNESGESPASNVVKATVSKK
- a CDS encoding 3-oxoacyl-ACP reductase, translated to MSTLSGNSLPLDEQLVLVTGAGRGLGAHIARAFLGHGASVIVNYLNSGTAAEQLAHEAPGRALAIQADVSDASAVAKMIEQAEQHFKKRVTTVVNNALPAFQFNGDARPHADALSWGDLHQQFEGVVRGALNTVQAALPGMREKGFGRVINIGTNLFQNPVVPYHDYTAAKAALLSLTRTLSQDLGPSGITVNMVSGGLLRTTDASAATPEAVFDFIAASTPLRRVTTPEEFADAVLFFASPWSRAITGQNLVVDGGLVKN
- a CDS encoding GNAT family N-acetyltransferase → MDVTLRDAQESDVEFLLRLRNATMNEHILREGIDVSQDNHLDRVHFHFESAKIIQADNKDIGLFKVQRDSAPWDLIQIQLLPEYQGRGIGRDLIARLQNEARLSKVSIVLSVYKNNPAFKLYSALNFVIDSETEKTFEMKWSCF
- a CDS encoding FxLYD domain-containing protein: MSFIKASGIKVANGFLYGVGFMLALVAISSGSFFYMEKHFEEEAKARDAVWEAERKTRFREFDETALLELSVSRERINSQEFTLLGTIENKGDASWSAVGIKAELFNEAGEFIEECSEYVTKLLRSGETINFKMSCGHPITLQLNDYKYYKISVVDAHYHRQ